One genomic window of Paenibacillus xylanilyticus includes the following:
- a CDS encoding ABC transporter permease encodes MSRITDKVVDVYSSGNRKWTTQLLLLLPALLLMGIVYLGGLLIFGRYSFDIYDNGKLVRGWDWSTYRAFLTDPYYWKLIGNTFRIAFKVTAWSLLLAYPLAYCIAGLKKPGWKQFLLLLTFLPLLVSAVVRSYGWQLLLSKQGFMNWLFIHLGLTEEGFNMMNNETGVVIALVHIFLPFMVFPILNVLSQSDASLKAAAHDLGAGSWRTFFTITLPLSARGIASGIQIVFTLCLTAFTTPQLIGGGRVMTLPVFIYQRTLDTNWPMAAVASLFLLVSSVVVSLLVNKGAEWLMFRRSWEGGRAHG; translated from the coding sequence ATGAGCCGGATTACCGACAAGGTCGTCGATGTATACTCGTCCGGCAATCGCAAATGGACGACCCAATTGCTTCTGCTTTTGCCCGCGCTGCTGTTGATGGGCATCGTGTATCTCGGAGGGTTGCTGATATTCGGAAGATACAGCTTCGATATATACGACAATGGCAAATTGGTCCGCGGCTGGGATTGGAGCACATATCGGGCTTTTCTGACAGATCCGTATTATTGGAAACTGATCGGAAATACGTTCCGCATTGCGTTCAAGGTAACCGCGTGGAGTTTGCTGCTCGCTTATCCGCTCGCATATTGCATCGCGGGCTTGAAGAAGCCGGGATGGAAGCAGTTTTTGCTGCTGCTTACGTTCCTACCTCTGCTCGTGAGCGCGGTCGTGCGTTCCTATGGCTGGCAGCTGCTTCTGTCCAAGCAGGGCTTCATGAATTGGCTGTTCATTCATCTGGGTTTGACCGAGGAAGGCTTCAATATGATGAATAACGAAACTGGCGTAGTTATTGCACTCGTACACATCTTCCTGCCCTTTATGGTCTTTCCGATTCTCAACGTGCTCTCCCAGAGTGATGCTTCACTCAAAGCAGCTGCACATGATCTCGGAGCCGGAAGCTGGCGGACCTTTTTTACCATAACATTGCCGTTGTCGGCCAGAGGTATTGCGAGCGGAATCCAAATCGTATTTACCCTGTGCCTGACGGCTTTCACAACCCCTCAGCTAATCGGCGGGGGAAGGGTAATGACGCTGCCGGTCTTCATCTACCAGCGAACACTGGACACCAACTGGCCGATGGCGGCAGTGGCTAGCTTATTCCTGCTGGTGTCGTCCGTCGTGGTATCGCTGCTGGTCAACAAAGGAGCGGAGTGGCTTATGTTCCGCCGTTCCTGGGAAGGAGGACGTGCACATGGTTAA
- a CDS encoding SDR family NAD(P)-dependent oxidoreductase, producing MDMGLNNKTALVTGSTKGIGKAIAIELAKEEVNVLINGRNHEDVERVVGEIKSAYPNTLPQNAAADIVNVAEREALFAKFPQVDILVNNTGIYEIMSYYDVDDAVWEKYIQTNVLSANALTKFYMPAMLNSGFGRIVFIASEEAVMPGHMPQYAVTKSMLLSLSKSLSKLTVGTEVTVNTIMPGPTLSENVQQIIESVYQDENLTFEEKEKTFMAANLPQSELQRFIRPSEIGRLATFVCSPYAAPFKGSPIRMDGGMVPTIY from the coding sequence ATGGATATGGGGTTAAATAACAAAACAGCGTTGGTAACAGGTTCCACGAAAGGAATTGGCAAAGCGATTGCCATCGAGTTGGCCAAAGAAGAGGTCAACGTACTGATTAATGGACGAAATCATGAGGATGTTGAACGTGTTGTCGGAGAAATCAAGTCTGCGTATCCGAATACTTTGCCTCAAAATGCAGCAGCTGATATCGTCAATGTTGCTGAACGCGAAGCATTGTTTGCAAAGTTCCCGCAGGTTGATATTTTGGTAAATAACACCGGGATTTATGAGATCATGTCTTATTACGATGTAGATGATGCCGTGTGGGAAAAATACATTCAGACCAATGTGCTTTCTGCAAATGCATTAACCAAATTTTATATGCCCGCTATGCTGAACAGCGGATTTGGCCGGATCGTCTTTATAGCGAGTGAAGAAGCCGTGATGCCAGGTCATATGCCGCAATATGCCGTCACCAAGTCCATGCTGCTATCGTTATCGAAGAGTTTGTCCAAGCTGACAGTGGGAACGGAAGTAACGGTCAATACAATCATGCCTGGACCAACACTTTCGGAGAATGTACAACAGATCATCGAGAGCGTCTATCAGGATGAAAACCTGACTTTTGAGGAAAAAGAAAAAACATTCATGGCTGCGAATCTTCCGCAATCCGAGCTGCAGCGTTTCATCAGACCGAGCGAGATCGGCAGACTTGCTACATTCGTATGCAGCCCTTATGCAGCGCCATTTAAAGGTTCACCGATCCGTATGGATGGAGGAATGGTTCCAACGATTTACTAA
- a CDS encoding ABC transporter permease — MVKSGRVTKWLLTVFVGAVAIYLLLPLLMIAFTSIGSGSASKFPPQGFTLEWYANLKEQTQFLDAFKNSLIASAGAVILALVTGTLAAVAIVQYPFPGAGLLRAFFVSPMVMPKITLGIAYLILFSKMHIAGGLFGLVLGEAVIVLPFVLTIVGSALANLKPVHREAAADLGASPWRIFFTITLPQLKFAMLLSGSIAFVFTFDQVEAALLLLRQDSYTLPIQLFLYMEKWQDPTIAAVSVVLIVGALALFLAIKLVLRSIPGFEGWFGSRKK, encoded by the coding sequence ATGGTTAAATCGGGACGTGTGACAAAATGGCTTCTTACGGTGTTCGTTGGAGCGGTCGCCATATACTTGCTGCTTCCACTATTAATGATTGCATTCACTTCCATAGGCTCAGGTTCAGCAAGCAAATTTCCGCCTCAAGGGTTCACCTTGGAGTGGTACGCCAACCTGAAGGAACAAACGCAGTTTCTTGATGCTTTCAAGAACAGCCTGATTGCTTCAGCAGGAGCTGTCATTTTGGCATTGGTGACGGGCACGCTCGCTGCGGTAGCCATCGTGCAGTATCCTTTTCCGGGTGCGGGGCTGCTCCGAGCTTTCTTTGTATCGCCCATGGTCATGCCCAAAATCACATTGGGTATCGCATATCTGATCCTGTTCTCCAAAATGCACATTGCAGGCGGATTGTTTGGACTTGTACTAGGAGAAGCCGTCATTGTACTGCCGTTTGTACTCACCATCGTGGGCAGTGCATTGGCCAATCTGAAGCCGGTCCATCGGGAGGCAGCGGCAGATCTGGGGGCAAGCCCTTGGCGCATCTTTTTTACCATTACGCTGCCTCAGCTCAAATTCGCTATGTTGTTGTCGGGATCGATCGCCTTTGTATTTACGTTTGATCAGGTCGAAGCTGCATTGCTGCTTCTTCGTCAGGACAGCTATACACTGCCGATTCAGCTATTCCTCTATATGGAGAAGTGGCAGGATCCAACGATCGCAGCCGTTTCGGTTGTATTGATTGTTGGCGCCTTGGCATTATTCTTGGCCATAAAGCTGGTGCTTCGCTCCATTCCGGGATTCGAAGGATGGTTTGGAAGCCGAAAAAAATAA
- a CDS encoding MFS transporter — protein sequence MKSSDLTRPFYFLWTTQTAANAADVLYIMALTVLVLDRTDSLVSAALMPLMRSGAQMLSSLIAPLLINRFKLSNLLLMSQVGQFLLFIGLAVYLQFNGEASSLVLVFLLVFVMSFLDGWTTPARNALVPRLVLREQGLLKANGLLSVSDQIVQFAGWGLSGIIVAFMGASPTLLLTAVIYGLAAVFTLGVKEPVRSEIVEKELDALSSNDISEIGTSKWHTLTEGWKMIWETPRLRVLTFMDMIDMLGASIWVGAFTLAFVQVALGQGEEWWGFINAAYFAGTIGGGLLVLALARTIGNRYVLVMMIGMAGYGVLTALYALNTLPVVALILVMFMGPFAELSVINRRTLIQHSVDKQLLPKVLSAQASLMHLVFCISLLGMAGLAEYIGIVNLYLFAAGLTILALLVGLLSYRAFRDPANHTHIGG from the coding sequence ATGAAGTCATCTGATTTAACCCGTCCATTTTATTTTCTATGGACGACCCAGACTGCTGCGAATGCAGCAGACGTGCTTTACATCATGGCACTTACAGTGCTGGTCCTTGATCGAACTGACTCTCTTGTGTCGGCAGCACTGATGCCGCTAATGCGCAGCGGAGCCCAGATGTTGAGCAGTTTGATTGCACCATTACTGATTAATCGTTTCAAGTTGTCCAACCTTCTACTAATGTCGCAAGTGGGACAATTTTTGTTATTCATTGGCCTGGCGGTTTATTTGCAGTTTAACGGAGAGGCTTCATCACTTGTTTTAGTATTTTTGCTAGTATTCGTGATGTCTTTTCTCGATGGTTGGACAACTCCGGCTCGTAATGCACTGGTTCCTCGTTTGGTATTGCGTGAGCAAGGTCTGCTCAAAGCCAACGGACTGCTTAGCGTCAGCGATCAGATCGTGCAATTTGCAGGCTGGGGACTAAGCGGTATCATTGTTGCATTTATGGGAGCTAGCCCCACTTTATTGCTCACTGCTGTTATTTACGGTCTAGCCGCGGTATTTACGCTGGGTGTCAAGGAACCCGTAAGATCGGAAATCGTCGAAAAGGAATTAGATGCACTTTCTTCTAATGACATATCGGAAATTGGCACATCCAAATGGCATACGTTAACTGAAGGCTGGAAAATGATATGGGAAACGCCTCGCCTGAGGGTGCTAACCTTTATGGACATGATCGACATGCTCGGGGCATCCATTTGGGTAGGTGCATTTACCCTTGCTTTTGTACAAGTTGCACTTGGTCAAGGCGAAGAATGGTGGGGATTTATTAATGCCGCTTATTTTGCAGGGACCATAGGTGGTGGTTTGCTGGTACTGGCATTGGCACGGACCATCGGTAACCGTTATGTACTGGTGATGATGATTGGCATGGCTGGATATGGAGTGCTGACTGCGCTTTACGCACTTAACACGCTGCCTGTTGTTGCTCTTATTTTAGTCATGTTCATGGGACCCTTCGCGGAACTCTCCGTGATTAACCGCCGTACATTGATTCAGCATAGTGTAGACAAACAGCTGCTGCCCAAGGTGTTATCTGCTCAAGCTTCACTTATGCATCTCGTATTCTGTATTTCGCTACTGGGCATGGCTGGACTTGCCGAATACATCGGGATTGTGAATCTCTATTTGTTCGCGGCCGGACTAACCATTCTAGCACTCTTGGTAGGTTTGCTGAGTTACAGGGCTTTCCGGGACCCAGCCAATCATACTCATATAGGCGGGTAA
- a CDS encoding ABC transporter ATP-binding protein gives MSNEHQSVSIEAKHVTKIYDGRAAVDQVTLQVNKGEFVSLLGPSGCGKTTLLRMLGGLEQPDDGIILLGGQDVTGVPAYGRNSNMIFQQLALFPHMDVFNNIAYGLKVKKTPKAEIKRQVHEMLELVQLGDYSRRAVSQLSGGQAQRVAIARALINKPEVLLLDEPLSALDMQLRLDMQRELKRIQREFGGTFIFVTHDQSEAMNMSDRIGVMRAGRLLQYATPDEIYERPADSFVAKFIGDTNLLEVSVVEPDSNGIRVSILGHSLLAGSNEESASFRPGAKHSLSIRYEYIRLGEEAAHCANQLQGRVMESVYGGASIRYVIETLDHLRIQASVPHQRGGTRYSPGESVQLGFDADDALLLADSGTGAAS, from the coding sequence ATGAGCAATGAGCACCAATCCGTCTCGATTGAGGCAAAGCATGTTACAAAAATCTATGACGGACGGGCTGCCGTCGATCAAGTCACGCTTCAGGTCAACAAGGGAGAGTTTGTCTCCCTTCTCGGTCCGAGCGGTTGCGGCAAAACAACGCTGCTTCGAATGCTGGGTGGGCTCGAACAACCCGACGACGGAATCATTCTGCTCGGTGGGCAAGATGTCACGGGTGTTCCGGCATACGGCCGGAACAGCAATATGATTTTCCAGCAGTTGGCACTGTTTCCGCATATGGATGTATTCAACAACATCGCTTATGGACTCAAAGTGAAAAAGACCCCAAAAGCAGAGATCAAACGCCAGGTCCATGAGATGCTGGAACTCGTACAACTCGGAGACTACAGCAGAAGGGCCGTGTCTCAGCTATCTGGCGGACAGGCACAGCGTGTAGCAATTGCGAGAGCATTAATCAACAAACCGGAAGTGCTGCTGCTGGATGAACCGCTCTCCGCGCTGGACATGCAGCTGCGTCTTGATATGCAGCGCGAGTTGAAACGCATCCAGCGGGAATTTGGCGGAACCTTCATCTTCGTCACACACGACCAGAGTGAAGCGATGAACATGTCTGACCGCATCGGCGTTATGCGTGCAGGGCGGCTGCTTCAATACGCAACGCCGGATGAAATATATGAAAGACCTGCCGACAGCTTTGTAGCCAAGTTCATCGGGGATACCAACCTTTTGGAGGTTTCGGTTGTCGAGCCGGATTCAAATGGAATACGTGTAAGCATTCTGGGACATTCGCTGCTCGCCGGAAGCAATGAAGAATCTGCTTCATTCCGGCCAGGGGCAAAGCATTCCTTATCCATCCGTTACGAGTATATTCGCCTCGGGGAAGAGGCAGCTCATTGTGCAAACCAGCTGCAAGGTCGCGTTATGGAGAGTGTATACGGCGGGGCAAGTATCCGTTATGTCATCGAAACGCTGGATCATCTTCGCATTCAGGCGAGTGTACCGCATCAACGTGGAGGAACACGATATTCCCCGGGCGAATCTGTTCAGCTTGGTTTTGACGCGGATGATGCTCTGCTGCTCGCAGACTCAGGCACGGGTGCGGCATCATGA
- a CDS encoding M24 family metallopeptidase: protein MNSQQPSEAAGLNRDRADEVMKAKGLQALIATTPENIHYVIGSQLRASNWTMQIYAILPADRSARPCIVIPTNRLGVVAQFGITNVDIFAYSDFFVEGTIEGKPSTADIDLFYSLLQTTVIHQGAADALFAALKHLGIENQPIGIDEMRIASDIMARVQDALPDGAVVPAYKLFRHIRLVKTPFEIERLRRAAEVNERIEQELIHLIAAGVHEKELADHYRIAVMRAGGTPAMTAVGAGPRSALPLIENYFHTIEQGDQIRFDLCMQLDGYWGDTGRTVVAGEPTAWMKKHFHAVKSGWETALETVRPGVRASDVFHAAVSRVQQEGIPHYRRQHVGHAIGLELYDDLTISPGDQHILEPGMVLCVEVPYYELGAGGFQIEDTVVVTPDGYEFLTHMERKLFIK, encoded by the coding sequence ATGAATTCACAGCAACCATCCGAAGCTGCAGGCTTAAACAGGGACCGTGCAGATGAAGTAATGAAAGCGAAGGGACTACAAGCGCTTATCGCAACGACGCCGGAAAACATCCATTATGTCATCGGATCGCAATTGCGAGCCAGCAATTGGACGATGCAGATCTATGCCATACTACCCGCTGACCGTTCTGCAAGACCGTGCATCGTCATTCCGACGAATCGTCTGGGCGTCGTTGCTCAGTTTGGTATCACCAACGTTGATATTTTTGCTTATAGCGATTTCTTCGTTGAGGGAACGATTGAAGGCAAACCATCCACCGCAGACATCGATCTGTTCTATTCCTTGCTGCAAACGACTGTGATTCACCAAGGGGCAGCAGATGCCCTGTTTGCTGCGCTGAAACACCTTGGCATCGAGAATCAGCCTATTGGTATCGACGAAATGCGGATTGCGTCAGATATTATGGCACGGGTCCAGGACGCATTGCCAGATGGAGCTGTTGTACCTGCTTATAAATTGTTCAGGCATATAAGGCTAGTCAAAACACCATTTGAAATTGAACGGCTGCGCCGCGCGGCAGAGGTCAATGAACGAATCGAGCAGGAGCTGATTCATCTAATTGCTGCAGGCGTGCACGAGAAGGAACTCGCCGATCATTACCGGATCGCCGTGATGCGTGCGGGCGGTACACCAGCGATGACAGCCGTGGGAGCAGGACCGCGCAGTGCTCTGCCGTTGATCGAAAATTATTTCCACACGATCGAGCAGGGAGACCAGATCCGCTTCGATCTATGCATGCAGTTGGACGGGTACTGGGGGGATACGGGCCGTACCGTCGTTGCGGGTGAACCAACGGCCTGGATGAAAAAACATTTTCATGCAGTGAAGAGCGGTTGGGAAACTGCCCTAGAAACCGTACGACCTGGTGTCAGAGCATCGGATGTATTTCATGCGGCGGTATCCCGCGTACAGCAGGAAGGCATCCCACATTACCGAAGGCAGCATGTGGGCCATGCGATCGGGCTCGAGCTGTATGATGACTTGACCATTTCCCCGGGTGACCAGCACATACTGGAGCCTGGTATGGTTCTTTGCGTGGAAGTCCCTTATTACGAGCTTGGCGCAGGCGGCTTTCAAATCGAAGATACGGTTGTCGTGACGCCGGACGGATATGAGTTTCTGACGCATATGGAGCGCAAATTATTCATTAAATAA
- a CDS encoding hydantoinase B/oxoprolinase family protein, producing the protein MIADKVFLEIFNNRIQAAVEEMANVVLRTGFTAFVKETGDFGTYLLSPSGETFGSPLETGYNLSLGIPAEATIRSIEDWQEGDLVICNDPYATKGMVTHLPDIHLIKPYFHKGRIIAYGMCFVHSSDVGGKVPGSVSPSAYDIHMEGIRIAPVKLYEAGVLNEQVMRMFLDNSRIPEQNLGDLKALMAALNRGEQRLAELIARYGAERIEQGIEQLLVYAEMKARAIVREIPDGAYDFWDYLEKGPGGYPIRLRCKMTIEDSNIHLDFSGTDPQVRASFNIPTHNQQGHYMLVPALIRYFRTLDPTIPWNSGMIRMVSNYAPPASVLNPEPMAAVGARAATFIRLMDVITGALSKAEASKVPAAGAGQACIVMMAMTDANDGKKKVGVIQPICGGSGARPMKDGIDGMDFAVGHLRNIPAETVEAEMPVLIEHYGLREDSAGAGEYRGGSGIALRVRIVTPDTVMTARNMERMEFQPWGRMGGDVGTHGEAIMNEGLPDERDLGRIDELLLQPGDTVTFLSQGGGGYGDPLNRNAQSVLADVRSGLISIAKARELYGVVVKGTNVDDSETHSLRATMQMNMEDFSYGPTRDQFEAIWSDEMQLTLGQVLKEYPLALRDYLKRRTMDILEQRHADGLSVTTGEIASTVSGLRNSIGLQGTGHT; encoded by the coding sequence ATGATCGCAGACAAGGTATTTCTGGAAATTTTCAATAATCGAATCCAAGCGGCGGTCGAAGAGATGGCTAACGTCGTTCTGCGAACGGGATTTACCGCTTTTGTCAAAGAGACCGGTGATTTCGGTACTTATCTGTTGTCTCCTTCCGGAGAGACGTTTGGTTCACCGCTGGAAACAGGGTATAACCTTTCGCTCGGTATTCCAGCAGAAGCAACGATACGCAGCATTGAGGATTGGCAGGAAGGGGACTTGGTTATCTGCAATGATCCTTATGCGACCAAAGGCATGGTAACTCATCTTCCCGATATTCATCTCATCAAGCCCTACTTCCACAAGGGGCGCATTATTGCCTATGGGATGTGTTTCGTTCACTCATCCGATGTTGGCGGTAAGGTACCTGGGAGTGTCTCTCCAAGTGCATACGATATTCATATGGAAGGCATACGCATCGCCCCAGTCAAGTTATATGAAGCAGGCGTGTTGAACGAGCAGGTTATGCGAATGTTTCTGGATAACAGCCGGATTCCAGAGCAAAACCTTGGGGATCTCAAAGCGCTGATGGCGGCCTTGAATCGGGGTGAACAGCGGCTTGCCGAACTGATCGCGCGTTATGGCGCGGAACGGATTGAGCAGGGCATCGAGCAATTGCTTGTATATGCCGAAATGAAGGCTCGTGCCATCGTTCGTGAAATTCCGGATGGAGCTTATGATTTCTGGGATTATCTCGAAAAGGGGCCAGGAGGATATCCCATCCGTTTACGATGCAAAATGACAATCGAAGATAGCAATATTCATCTCGATTTCAGCGGCACCGACCCTCAGGTCCGGGCTTCGTTTAATATTCCGACGCATAATCAGCAAGGCCACTACATGCTAGTCCCTGCGTTGATTCGCTATTTCCGCACCCTGGACCCGACAATTCCATGGAACTCCGGCATGATCCGCATGGTGAGTAATTACGCGCCACCAGCCTCGGTGCTGAATCCGGAACCGATGGCCGCTGTCGGCGCTCGAGCAGCCACGTTTATCCGTCTGATGGACGTGATCACGGGTGCTCTTAGCAAAGCCGAGGCCAGTAAAGTGCCTGCGGCAGGTGCAGGACAAGCCTGTATCGTCATGATGGCAATGACGGATGCAAATGACGGAAAGAAAAAGGTTGGGGTCATCCAGCCAATCTGCGGTGGTTCCGGAGCAAGACCAATGAAAGACGGCATTGACGGTATGGATTTCGCCGTTGGTCATCTGCGCAACATTCCGGCAGAAACGGTGGAGGCAGAAATGCCAGTCCTCATTGAACATTACGGGCTTCGAGAAGACTCCGCGGGGGCCGGGGAATATCGCGGCGGAAGCGGGATCGCCCTGCGGGTTAGAATCGTCACACCAGACACGGTTATGACGGCACGCAACATGGAGCGCATGGAATTTCAGCCTTGGGGCCGAATGGGCGGCGATGTCGGAACACATGGAGAGGCTATTATGAATGAGGGGCTTCCCGATGAGAGAGACCTTGGCCGGATTGATGAACTGCTGCTGCAACCGGGCGACACAGTGACCTTCCTGTCCCAAGGAGGAGGAGGATACGGAGATCCGTTAAATCGAAATGCCCAGTCCGTGCTCGCAGATGTTCGAAGCGGTTTGATTTCCATCGCAAAAGCACGTGAACTTTATGGCGTCGTGGTGAAGGGCACCAATGTTGACGACTCTGAAACGCATTCACTGCGGGCGACTATGCAGATGAATATGGAGGATTTCAGTTATGGTCCAACCAGAGACCAATTCGAAGCCATCTGGAGCGATGAGATGCAGCTGACATTGGGACAAGTATTAAAGGAATATCCGCTTGCTCTTCGGGATTACCTGAAGCGCCGTACGATGGACATTTTGGAACAAAGGCATGCCGATGGTCTGTCCGTGACAACAGGGGAGATTGCCTCCACCGTGAGCGGATTAAGGAACAGCATCGGACTGCAGGGAACAGGTCATACGTAA
- a CDS encoding MFS transporter: MSMIQQGTKTFRNISLALFAAGFVTFALLYSLQLLMPEISAAFDITPAQSSLTLSVSTVAMAITMLFIGTLSDALGRRFIMTASLVLSSIIAILSAFSQGYTDLLLLRVLQGVALAGLPATAMTYLSEEIEPVSLGYAMGLYISGNSIGGLAGRFISGVITDWFSWRAAIGFIGVLGLCAAVVFWLVIPQSRNFIKTSPGLTKALPLLWSQCRNPRLLSLYGLGFLLMGGFVTLFNYIGFELTSAPYHLSQSLVGSLFVVYLMGTVSSTWMGRLADRYGRSHVLSITIAIILAGAICTMHPALWIKIVGLGLFAFGFFGGHSIASSWVGLVAAHHKSQANALYLFFYYVGSSVSGTGGGYLYSHFGWIGIVGMIGAYAVAGFALCRFLLIGQKQQTTGTPIY; the protein is encoded by the coding sequence ATTTCAATGATTCAGCAGGGAACCAAGACGTTTCGAAACATTAGCCTTGCGTTGTTTGCCGCAGGATTCGTTACGTTTGCGTTGTTATACAGTCTCCAACTTCTCATGCCGGAGATTAGTGCTGCATTTGACATAACTCCGGCACAATCGAGCCTGACGCTTTCCGTTTCAACGGTGGCCATGGCTATCACCATGCTGTTTATCGGCACGTTGTCTGATGCCCTTGGGCGGCGATTCATCATGACGGCATCCTTGGTGCTATCTTCCATCATCGCAATTCTGAGCGCATTCAGCCAGGGATATACAGATTTGTTGCTGCTCCGCGTCCTGCAAGGCGTGGCACTTGCGGGTCTGCCTGCCACAGCGATGACGTATTTGTCGGAAGAAATTGAACCTGTTAGTTTGGGGTACGCCATGGGGCTGTACATCAGTGGTAACTCCATCGGGGGTCTGGCAGGGCGATTTATAAGTGGAGTTATCACGGACTGGTTCAGTTGGCGGGCAGCCATTGGATTTATCGGTGTGCTTGGCCTATGTGCAGCTGTTGTCTTCTGGTTGGTCATTCCGCAATCACGGAATTTTATCAAGACTTCGCCGGGATTAACCAAGGCGCTGCCTCTACTATGGTCACAATGCCGGAACCCGCGGCTTCTCAGTTTGTATGGGCTGGGCTTCTTATTAATGGGAGGCTTTGTTACACTGTTTAATTACATCGGTTTTGAACTGACCAGTGCTCCGTATCATCTCAGCCAATCCTTGGTAGGAAGTCTTTTCGTCGTGTATCTTATGGGCACAGTCAGCAGTACCTGGATGGGCAGGCTTGCCGACCGTTATGGACGGTCCCATGTACTTAGCATTACCATTGCGATCATTCTGGCGGGTGCTATCTGCACCATGCATCCGGCATTATGGATCAAAATTGTGGGTCTCGGTTTGTTCGCCTTCGGCTTCTTTGGTGGACATTCCATCGCCAGCAGCTGGGTCGGTCTTGTTGCGGCCCATCATAAGTCGCAGGCGAACGCTCTGTATTTATTCTTTTATTATGTTGGTTCCAGTGTTAGTGGAACTGGCGGGGGGTATCTGTACAGCCATTTTGGATGGATCGGCATTGTAGGCATGATCGGCGCGTACGCCGTTGCAGGCTTTGCACTGTGCCGTTTTCTCCTGATTGGGCAAAAACAACAGACGACCGGCACTCCGATATACTGA
- a CDS encoding ABC transporter substrate-binding protein translates to MFKSKRKRFFSLASLTLTASLILSACGGTSSSGTASENGGTSDSSGDKIKLTMFIWAGSNQDVVPKEVVAEYVKEHPNVEVTFEESSNAIMYPKMVAGKQADPNNPVVNFGYFNADATAKGVNDDMWEPLDTSIVTNIKDIPEQFHQPDNKGVVWGVSSFGLVYNKDLVTTPPTSWNDLWDNEQFKGKTALWDYMFYSYISPLIATKGEEIGASYDNPEPAFQYWADHSDQVGTLVTSNDQLKALLESGDALIAPFSAQVAQTWIDGGSPLAVAYPEEGAISFPYSLQVVKGSTPEQTRVANEIINELLSADALTRYAEATGTPVTSTAAAVPDKYKDDPSFSVETQSNGINPDWDVLAQNSSAWKDLWDRLVKTKLQ, encoded by the coding sequence ATGTTTAAATCAAAACGCAAACGTTTTTTTAGCTTGGCCTCATTAACGCTGACTGCTTCACTTATTCTTTCAGCCTGCGGTGGAACAAGCAGCTCGGGAACTGCTTCAGAGAATGGGGGCACTTCGGATAGCAGCGGCGACAAAATCAAGCTGACCATGTTTATCTGGGCAGGCTCCAATCAGGATGTCGTACCTAAAGAAGTGGTTGCGGAGTATGTCAAGGAACACCCTAACGTTGAAGTTACTTTCGAGGAATCCTCCAATGCGATCATGTATCCCAAAATGGTAGCAGGCAAACAAGCTGATCCGAACAATCCGGTCGTCAACTTCGGTTACTTTAATGCAGATGCCACAGCCAAAGGCGTAAACGATGACATGTGGGAGCCGCTGGATACCAGCATCGTAACAAACATCAAGGATATTCCTGAACAATTTCACCAGCCTGACAACAAGGGCGTTGTATGGGGCGTATCCAGCTTCGGCCTGGTTTACAACAAAGATCTGGTGACTACGCCGCCAACCAGTTGGAATGACCTGTGGGATAACGAGCAATTCAAAGGCAAAACGGCACTATGGGATTACATGTTCTATTCCTATATTTCACCTCTGATTGCAACCAAAGGTGAGGAGATCGGCGCATCCTACGACAATCCTGAACCTGCATTCCAATATTGGGCTGACCACAGTGATCAAGTCGGCACGCTCGTTACATCCAACGACCAGTTGAAAGCATTGCTCGAATCCGGTGATGCCCTCATTGCACCATTCAGTGCGCAAGTCGCTCAAACCTGGATTGATGGCGGTTCACCGCTGGCTGTAGCCTACCCGGAAGAAGGGGCAATCTCGTTTCCGTACTCGCTCCAGGTCGTTAAAGGTTCAACACCCGAACAAACACGTGTGGCGAACGAAATTATCAACGAGCTGCTGAGTGCAGACGCGCTGACACGTTACGCGGAAGCAACCGGCACACCAGTGACTAGCACAGCCGCTGCTGTACCGGATAAATACAAGGATGATCCATCGTTCTCTGTTGAGACCCAGAGCAATGGCATCAATCCGGATTGGGACGTACTCGCTCAGAACAGCTCCGCATGGAAGGACCTGTGGGATCGTCTTGTGAAAACCAAGCTTCAATAA